The Flavobacterium commune genome contains a region encoding:
- a CDS encoding NACHT domain-containing protein: MKSNYDKKLKLFLILAYIYLNMIDIISWDKLKPYNSTQNKSFEELCFQICLEEYKNEGRFNRIDDSGGGDGVEFYLELTNGDIWGWQCKFFGRFDEGGRKEQIKKSLHTAYNKHGNKLKRWILCSKNSLTNEEKKWFDGVGNLKHNGFIVLPTSSNIIIDHWGDSIILNLLRKHPSIYKFFFSDKILDENWFKEKFELIYNSNVIKSKYLDSLHVKGEVDDFITSRLGGKELVNLIEKNEDNIGIYHFQKEFNGEINRIRNEENKFEFNEIYQEIKSFIFENKYDTIVNDGAKLLNDIKSHFLADNYKLSVSLETKIEDYKNRYRDFYEAYMSYKNSEKLKSIHWDNEELEKNESSKDKIKKCRETLLGPYFTLRNYDYFLGTFEELITLKSNEVHINGNASKGKTHISVDIVKKQLDKNKPAVFVFGKSFKSDLPLKEQLRSILDLPTDWTISDFLSVLDIAGRIKKTKAILLIDGLNEAVKWKFVWGDNLEELINEINAKYPNILFITTFRTSYKKELFPKDYFNYDSCNYAKLIRINGFTNYNLNEAMDKYFKYYNITLIHSSEAVNAFSEPLYLKIFCETKQGKSVSFQNEDLFDVFEEYLIKCNENISEKLGKELRFNKNFTINILEKISKSLWENSSREIDFEYAIHNIFDQEEFLVFEKEDLLIFRDWNNVEVITFTYDLLSGYLIAKNLFKSIDSEEKLNTIIKSTKFKNELLNRKTCHPLFNDILRSFCVLAIKKFGLNFYSSIKNETLNDYLLKSIFEVNQKKIIDNKSITINIIKENFKDVSKHNLIYSLFKNTDLDSQNPLNINLLSDLLFNMKVSERDLSWTEHIRSNNYIYDKKYRNFLIGFEEASKSKRKLRTDKIHLAAKKTMWFLTSTNREFRDLSTRALYYYGRKFSNEYLELVKYSLSVNDPYIWERTLAALYGVVMAKHNNDENFKKKLLPKIVLCLFELIFKNEAPFATTHILARDYASKIIEIGLLHHNDLLKPEEILLTTAPFTIGGNRNPNEFDYEKKEGIFSEPISMDFSNYTIGRIVEGGHSYSDPPEKKKVRRQIYARIYELGWNEAQFNEIDGRIRSESYRSRTEQAHTERYGKKYSWIAYFEIAGLRIDNKLIEDDWDRFRFSDADIDPSFPERAKNKKFVLKDYLGDSKQSLLEWYINGGKPDINEYLKIDKLKGHDESWICLDGFIVQERKKINREVFVFIRGLLVKNDKYEELKKLLIKKKDIGGRFLPDPRSNYYSFAGELYCIRESVADNSCIISFEANRKTVKVKKGDPGYFARPVFDKNKIKYSYPEFIEIDSVTYDEYEVLLPVMDYSWESNHSELNQAGHETVISKELANSLNLINKPQTFDLFDDKGNLASHNLFYKKNYNNNHRFTYLRKDLLDKFLLENDYKLIWGIWGERNVRFKDIDYSRKFHRDNKVSDLQIFSDVIEYK, translated from the coding sequence ATGAAATCAAATTATGACAAAAAATTAAAATTATTTCTAATTTTAGCATATATATATTTAAATATGATTGATATAATTTCTTGGGATAAATTAAAACCTTACAATTCAACTCAAAACAAAAGCTTTGAAGAATTGTGCTTTCAAATATGTCTAGAAGAATATAAAAATGAAGGTAGATTTAACCGTATTGATGATAGCGGCGGTGGCGATGGAGTCGAATTTTACTTAGAATTAACTAACGGGGATATTTGGGGTTGGCAATGTAAATTTTTTGGAAGATTTGACGAAGGAGGGAGAAAAGAACAGATAAAAAAATCGCTACATACTGCTTACAATAAACATGGAAATAAATTAAAACGATGGATTCTTTGTTCTAAAAATTCATTGACTAATGAAGAAAAAAAATGGTTTGATGGGGTTGGTAATCTAAAACACAATGGATTTATAGTTTTACCAACCAGTAGTAACATTATTATTGATCATTGGGGAGATAGCATAATATTAAATCTTTTAAGAAAGCATCCAAGTATATATAAATTCTTTTTTTCTGATAAGATTTTAGATGAAAACTGGTTCAAAGAAAAGTTTGAATTAATTTATAACTCCAATGTTATTAAATCAAAATATCTAGATTCCTTACATGTCAAAGGTGAAGTTGATGATTTTATAACAAGCCGTTTAGGAGGTAAAGAATTAGTTAATTTGATAGAAAAAAATGAAGACAATATTGGAATTTATCACTTTCAAAAAGAATTCAATGGAGAGATAAATAGGATCAGAAATGAAGAAAACAAATTTGAGTTTAACGAGATTTATCAGGAAATAAAATCATTTATATTTGAAAATAAATATGATACTATAGTTAATGATGGAGCAAAGTTACTTAATGATATAAAATCTCATTTTTTGGCTGATAATTACAAATTATCAGTCTCTCTAGAAACAAAAATTGAAGATTATAAAAATCGCTACAGAGACTTTTATGAAGCCTACATGTCATATAAAAATTCTGAAAAACTTAAATCAATTCACTGGGATAATGAAGAATTAGAAAAAAATGAATCTTCGAAAGATAAAATTAAGAAATGTAGAGAAACATTACTTGGACCTTATTTTACACTCAGAAATTATGATTATTTCTTGGGTACTTTTGAAGAATTAATCACTTTAAAATCTAATGAAGTTCATATTAACGGTAATGCTTCAAAAGGTAAAACACATATCTCTGTTGATATTGTAAAAAAACAGTTAGATAAGAATAAACCAGCTGTCTTTGTTTTTGGCAAAAGTTTCAAATCCGATTTACCTTTAAAGGAACAATTGAGAAGTATTTTAGATTTGCCAACAGATTGGACAATAAGTGATTTTCTCAGTGTTTTAGATATTGCCGGAAGAATTAAAAAGACCAAAGCAATATTGCTAATTGATGGACTTAATGAAGCTGTAAAATGGAAATTTGTTTGGGGGGATAATTTAGAAGAATTAATAAACGAGATAAATGCAAAATATCCCAATATACTCTTTATCACTACTTTTAGGACGTCCTACAAAAAAGAATTATTCCCTAAAGATTATTTTAATTATGATTCATGCAACTATGCCAAGCTGATTAGGATCAATGGATTTACCAATTACAATCTCAATGAAGCAATGGATAAATACTTTAAATATTACAATATAACTCTTATTCATTCTTCCGAAGCTGTAAATGCTTTTTCCGAGCCGCTTTATCTAAAAATATTTTGCGAGACAAAACAAGGTAAATCCGTTTCATTCCAAAATGAGGACTTGTTTGATGTTTTTGAAGAATATTTAATAAAATGCAATGAAAATATTAGCGAAAAACTAGGAAAAGAACTCCGATTCAATAAAAATTTCACCATTAATATTCTTGAAAAAATTTCTAAATCTCTTTGGGAAAATAGCTCAAGGGAAATTGATTTTGAATATGCAATTCATAATATATTTGACCAAGAAGAGTTTCTGGTTTTTGAAAAAGAAGATTTATTAATTTTCAGAGATTGGAATAATGTGGAGGTTATAACCTTTACTTATGACCTATTAAGTGGTTATTTAATTGCAAAAAACCTATTCAAATCAATTGATTCTGAAGAAAAACTAAATACCATAATCAAATCAACAAAATTTAAAAATGAACTTTTAAATAGAAAAACATGTCACCCACTATTTAATGATATACTGAGGAGTTTTTGTGTATTGGCAATCAAAAAATTTGGATTAAATTTTTATTCATCTATCAAGAATGAAACTTTAAACGATTATTTATTAAAATCTATTTTCGAAGTAAATCAAAAAAAGATTATTGATAATAAGTCTATTACAATTAATATTATCAAAGAAAACTTCAAAGATGTTAGCAAACATAATCTTATTTATAGTTTATTTAAAAACACTGATTTGGATAGTCAAAATCCTTTAAACATAAATTTATTATCCGATTTATTGTTCAACATGAAAGTTTCTGAGAGAGATTTAAGTTGGACAGAACATATAAGATCTAACAATTATATATACGATAAGAAATATCGGAATTTCTTAATAGGCTTTGAAGAGGCAAGTAAATCTAAAAGAAAATTAAGAACAGATAAAATTCATCTGGCAGCCAAAAAGACAATGTGGTTTTTAACCTCAACTAATAGAGAATTTAGAGATCTATCAACTAGAGCATTGTATTATTATGGCAGGAAGTTTTCCAATGAGTATTTAGAACTAGTTAAGTATTCATTGTCTGTCAATGACCCTTACATTTGGGAAAGGACATTAGCTGCATTATATGGAGTTGTAATGGCCAAACACAATAATGATGAAAATTTCAAAAAAAAATTATTACCAAAAATTGTATTATGTTTATTTGAATTAATCTTTAAAAACGAGGCTCCTTTTGCGACAACTCATATTCTGGCTAGGGATTATGCTTCAAAAATTATTGAAATTGGATTATTACACCATAATGATTTATTGAAACCCGAAGAAATATTACTTACAACTGCTCCATTCACAATAGGTGGTAATCGAAATCCTAATGAATTTGATTATGAAAAGAAAGAAGGTATTTTTTCAGAACCTATCAGTATGGATTTTAGTAATTATACTATCGGCAGAATTGTAGAAGGAGGGCATTCCTATTCTGACCCACCAGAGAAGAAAAAAGTTAGAAGACAGATATATGCCAGAATTTATGAATTAGGATGGAATGAAGCACAATTCAATGAAATTGATGGTAGGATAAGATCTGAAAGTTATCGTTCTAGAACGGAACAAGCGCATACTGAGAGATATGGGAAGAAATATTCATGGATTGCTTATTTTGAAATAGCTGGATTAAGGATTGACAATAAACTGATAGAAGATGATTGGGATAGATTCCGCTTTTCAGATGCGGATATAGATCCAAGTTTCCCTGAGCGTGCTAAAAACAAAAAATTTGTTTTAAAAGATTATCTCGGTGATTCAAAGCAGTCGTTGTTAGAATGGTATATCAATGGAGGTAAACCGGACATTAACGAATATCTAAAAATAGATAAACTAAAAGGTCATGATGAAAGTTGGATATGTTTAGATGGGTTTATAGTACAGGAAAGAAAAAAAATTAACCGCGAAGTTTTTGTATTTATCAGAGGATTGTTAGTTAAAAATGATAAATATGAAGAACTAAAAAAACTGCTTATAAAAAAGAAAGATATAGGTGGCCGCTTTTTACCCGACCCAAGAAGTAATTACTACTCTTTTGCAGGTGAACTATATTGTATCAGGGAATCTGTAGCCGATAATTCTTGTATAATAAGTTTTGAAGCAAACAGAAAAACAGTTAAAGTTAAAAAAGGAGATCCAGGATATTTTGCCAGACCCGTTTTTGATAAAAACAAAATAAAATATTCATATCCAGAATTCATTGAGATAGATTCAGTAACCTATGATGAATATGAAGTACTATTACCTGTTATGGATTACAGTTGGGAAAGTAATCATAGTGAATTAAATCAGGCTGGTCATGAAACAGTTATTTCAAAAGAGCTGGCAAATTCATTAAATTTAATTAATAAACCTCAAACTTTTGACCTTTTTGATGATAAAGGGAATTTAGCTTCTCACAACTTATTCTATAAAAAAAATTATAACAACAATCACAGATTTACCTACTTAAGAAAAGATTTACTGGATAAGTTTCTTTTGGAGAATGATTACAAACTCATTTGGGGGATTTGGGGTGAGCGCAATGTAAGATTTAAAGATATAGATTACAGTAGAAAATTTCATAGAGATAATAAGGTATCCGATTTACAGATTTTTAGCGATGTTATTGAATACAAATGA